The following DNA comes from Papaver somniferum cultivar HN1 chromosome 4, ASM357369v1, whole genome shotgun sequence.
TTAGAATCACGATTCTTGGGTTATTTATAGATCCGAAACCCACAAATTCAAGAAAACTGTAGAATAAGTACGGATTTAAGGGTCTCACGAGTCATGACCATCCCCTACACCTACACTAGTTCATAGCTAGAAGTACACCACATGGTTTCAAAAGCAAAGACCAAAAAGAAACGCAAGCATGAATAATGGGAGAACATCTTTGTGTCAATGAATAACCCAATGAATCTTCTCCGAGTATCCCCTAGTCCTTTGTTTAGTTGTTTGTTGGTATTCACGAAAAACAACTACCGCCACAAGATCCGGTTCCTAGTACACGTTTCATGAGATCCTTGATTCATGAATCGGTAAAAGTGAAAACTCTTTATATAGTTGTAGGTCCCACATTTCACCTCAATTCATAAACCTATTTACTACTGACAAGTGTCACTTAACAAAGATACCCATTTCTATAGGATCCTTTGAATTTACTCTTAAAAACCAAATCACAATCATAAAACCAGAAtactctttgttttcttcttctgggtTTTTTGGGTTTGTTTTTTCAGAGTTTGTGCTAAGAGAGAAATGACAGATACAACAGATGATATTGCAGAAGAAATATCATTTCAAAGCTTTGAAGATGATTGTAGATTGCTTGGTAGTCTTCTTACTGAAGTTCTTCAAAGAGAAGTTGGTCATAAAATCATGGACAAGTTTGAAAGAAATAGAGTTCTGGCTCAGGTACTAACCAATCTCTATTATATCAGAAAATCACACCatctttcttgttttgttttcacTTAGGTTGTTGTTTGTTCTACTTGTATTACTGTTGATGTTTTTCAGATCTTTTGTCTGTTTTGAGTTTCTGGGCATATTCATCGTTTTCTGTTAATGTTTCTTGTATTGATTCTTAATCTGTTATTTGTCTGATCAGAGTGATCTTAATATGACCCAGAAACTGAATCTTTTTGTATCTACTTTGTTCGATTAGTTATGTTCCATGCACACCCATAAAAATGATTCACATGATTGtattttgtttttgatgtttAGCTGTATAAGTACTCTTCTTTTCCTTAATAGATGCTAAAAAAAAGAAGGTGCATATGTGTGGGTTTGGGTGATTTGATtgattttgtttctgtttttgtcAGAGTGCATGTAATATGAGGATGGCAAATATAGAAGATATGGCTGAGCTACTTGAGAAGCAATTAGTATCTGAAATATCCGATATGACTCTCGATGAAGCTTTAACTCTGGCTAGAGCATTCAGCCATTACCTCAATCTAATGGGTATTGCTGAGACCCATCACAGGTGAATATATTGTTCAGTTTGTTCAAAAAGATTGTCATCTTTTTTTATTGGAGAAATCGCAACCTGTAATTGTTTCTTTATGCAGGGTACGTAAAACAAGGAACATGACAGTTTTGTCAAAATCTTGCGATGACACATTTAATCAGTTGATACAGAGTGGAGTTTCACCAGATGAGCTCTACGAGACGGTCTGCAGGCAGGAGGTTGAAATTGTTCTTACAGCGCATCCTACACAGATAAACAGGCGAACATTGCAGTATAAGCACATTAGAATCACGGTAAGATGTTTTGGTATACTGTTAGTGTGATCAACTAAAGTACGCTTACGATTATTGTTATTTGGATCTTACTAGACTTCTTTCCTTGCAGCATCTCTTAGAATACAATGATCGACCTGATCTTAGCCATGAAGATCGCGAGATGTTGATAGAAGATTTGGTATATCTTGCCGCTTCTAATATCTATGGATAACCTTGTCTTTTGTTGCATAGCATGAGTCCATGAGTGTTGACATGTACATCTGGTTTTGGTAGGTGAGAGAGATAACTTCAATATGGCAGACGGATGAACTGAGGCGCCACAAACCAACACCAGTAGATGAAGCTAGGGCTGGTAAGATACTAGATTGAAAAAACTACCTATCTTAATGGACCGGGTTCTCTATAATTGTacctttgttatgtatcttaggTTTGCACATTGTGGAGCAGTCTCTTTGGAGAGCAATGCCTCACTATTTACGCCGTGTCAGTAATGCATTAAAGAAGGTGTGTACATTCAATTCTTAATTATCAGTAACTCTTAATTCTTACCAGATGCTTTTCATCCATTAGCCAAGTGATCAGTGGAAAGTTGCTCTTCTTTAAAGACAATGAACTCCATTGGATGCTTTCTGCATTAGGATGATACTAGTAATCTGTTAGTGGAAACTATCATGTTCATTGAAGCTATCCTTTGACATTCACAATTTACAATGTTGTAATCTTTCACACAGCACACAGGAAGGCCGCTTCCAATGACCGCGACTCTTATAAAATTTGGCTCTTGGATGGGGGGTGATAGAGATGGAAATCCTAACGTAACATCAAAGGTGAGTTCAGTACCAATAATTACCTTAACTTTTTTCCCTTTTCTCTTGAAGTAATGCTTGACATTTTAGATTCTCATTTTATGAACTTGTGCTTTTTCCAATGGTAGGTCACAAAAGACGTAACTCTTCTATCACGGTGGATGGCAACTGATCTATACATCCGTGAAGTTGACAGCCTTAGATTTGAGCTCTCTATGAATAAATGCAGTAATGAACTGTCGAGATACGTACAGGAGATCGTACGAAAAGGTTTGTACTATGACTTATCTTCAGGATTccctcaaaagaaaaaaaaaatcttatgtgAGTGCTTTCTACAAAGCCTGTATACTATGTTTCAGCCTGTTATTTTATTTAGGCATCCTGCTTCGTGCAATTTGGCATTACTTTTGCGTGCCGCTACCTAGGCGCACTGTTTAACTGCTAAATGTGGTTATCTGGGGAAACTTTTTTTTCCCTGTAGAAGCTGCATCTGAGGAGCAACCTAAGGTTTGGAATCAATCAAAGAATTACAGTCCACAAGCTCTGGCCCTGCCAACGCAACTTCCAGCTGGTGCAGCTCTGCCGTCTTGCAAAGGCAAGTCTTTCTCTGTATTGTGGTTCCTCTCGGACTCTATGCTATTATTGGTAGTTGGAAGTTTATTGAAAACTCTATTTTGTGGTGTAGACGATGGGGAATCTCAATACCCAAGACTGGAATTTCCAGGCTCAGATCGTCAGGTAAAAGATAACTAGCTAGGCAGGTCTACCTTTGGTTTCAGTTATTTCCCTTACGCGTAAAATTGTCATTCTTAGCTTTGAGGAGCAACATGTTTAACAATTTCTTCATTTTAATCTGTGAGTCTAGGAAGTTTCGGCTCAAAATTCTAAGAAACCATTCAGAAACGGAAACACTGGTATACCTAACAACATCAAAGCTTCTGCTGGCAACGTTCAGTCACCTGGAACACCAAAATCTGGCAATCAACTCCTTGCTCAGAGAAAACTATTTGCAGAATCTCAGATAGGCAGGTCTAGCTTCCAGAAGCTGCTAGAACCAACCCTGCCCCAGCTTCCTGGAAATGCTCCATACAGAGTTTTCCTAGGTAGTGTGAAGGATAAGGTAATGGATTTTTCCTGCGACCAACATTAACTCAAAAGAGTTCATtggtttgttgtttttgtttgtcAACACAAGTTATCCATttaccaaaatatttttttttctttgaatcctcATACTTCTTTGATCTAATTCTCTATTGTCCCTGTATCCAATGAATTTAGCTAATGAAAACGCGGCGACGACTGGAGCTCTTACTTGAAGATCTACCTTGTGACCATGATCCTTTGGAATACTACGAAACTTCAGATCAACTTTTGGAACCATTAATTCTATGCTACGAGTCCTTGGTATATAAATCTCCAAACAGTCAATTTTCATGTGTTATTTTATACTTAGATAATAAATTGTGCGTGTCATCTTCTTGTGCAGCAATCGTGTGGGTCTGCCCCCCTTGCTGATGGAAGACTGGCAGATTTGATCCGAAGGGTTGCTACCTTTGGGATGGTATTAATGAAGCTCGATTTGCGTCAGGTGTGTTTTTGACTTTTTGTTATTGTGGTTCTGAGCAGGAATATGTTTTGACAATCAAtttgatgcatatatatttttcttccttgTTTCAGGAATCTGGCAGACATGCTGAAGCTTTAGATGCAATTACTAGATACTTGGATATGGGAGTATATAGTGAGTGGGATGAAGACAAAAAGCTGGAATTTTTAACTAGAGAGCTCAAGGGCAAGAGGCCTCTAGTCCCTCAGACAATAGAGGTAAGCATTTAGGTCTTGTCGTGTCCGTAGCTGGAATCCTGGAATTACAGATGGTGCCTAGCAATTAGAATCCAGAAGAAAGTTGATTCTTGTTTCCTTTTCTATTTATAACCATTTTATGTCTTTGCTCATTTTGATGGTCTATTACATTATAGGTTGTTCCTGATGTGAAAGAAGTCTTGGACACCTTCCGCGTTGCTGCTGAGTTAGGGAGCGACTCACTCGGGGCCTATGTTATTTCGATGGCCTCTCATGTATGCAACTATATTGATATTTAAAATTATGTTCTCACATTTTTGATCTACTAATTAGATGAACAGCTTGTCTAGCATCTGTTTCTCAAACCTTAATACTAAGTTGAATCATAGATAACGTTGACCCCGCATGTGATATGCAGGCAAGTGATGTTCTGGCTGTGGAGCTCTTACAAAAAGATGCTAGACTAGCTGTTAGTGGGGAGATTGGGAGACCCTGTCCTGGCGGAACGTAAGATATCAACTGAAAAGAGTCATTTCTTAAATTTCTAATCCTAATAAAATATGATCTGTAAGCCAAGGTTATCTCTAGCCAATCTATTGGAGGATGACATGTATAAGAAATGGGCGAAACAAATTGAATAAAAACCTGCATCACTTATATTGGTTGTTTCCTCATTTAACAGGTTAAGAGTAGTTCCTCTATTTGAAACTGTGAAAGACTTGAGAGGAGCTGGTTCTGTGATCAGGAAGTTGTTATCCATTGATTGGTACAGGGAGCACATCTTGAAAAATCATAATGGACATCAAGAGGTACATATTGTAAAATAGCTTTGGGAGTCTTTTCTTATTGAAGCTTTAGGTTGATGAGATTAATTGTTCACCAGGTCATGGTTGGTTATTCTGATTCGGGTAAAGATGCTGGACGCTTTACTGCAGCATGGGAACTGTACAAAGCTCAAGAGGATGTTGTTGCTGCCTGCAATGAGTTTGGCATTAAAGTAACACTGTTCCATGGACGTGGAGGGAGCATTGGTCGTGGTGGTGGTCCCACACATCTTGCCATTCAGTCCCAACCACCAGGTTCCGTAATGGTAAGCTATCCTATTTCCAATTACTTCTGTTTAGTGTCAAAAAGTAATCCATGCTATAATGTTTTGTCCTATTGGGCAGTGCTTACGCTTCAAGGCTTAAAATCAAAATTGAACCAAATTCCTTTCTTTAGCTGCTAAACAAAGATTTGTGTTCAAAATAAAGTTGAAAATACAAGATTACTAAACCAAACATGATAAATGGCGATAAAATTCAAAGCAGTTATGTATGAACTAACAGAGCCACGGGGTGCTTGTTTTGCACTTTCAGGGTACACTTCGATCAACTGAACAAGGTGAGATGGTGCAAGCTAAGTTTGGGTTGCCACAAACAGCTGTTAGACAGCTTGAGATCTACACATCTGCCGTACTTCTTGCAACTCTCCGGCCACCTCACCCTCCAAGAGAAGACAAATGGAGAACTATTATGGAGGAAATATCAAACATCAGTTGTAACAGTTACAGAAGTACCGTGTACGAAAACCCTGAATTCCTTGCCTATTTTCATGAAGCCACTCCACAAGCTGAGCTTGGGTTCCTTAACATAGGAAGTAGACCCTCGAGAAGAAAGAGCTCAACTGGTATCGGGCATCTTCGTGCGATTCCATGGGTATTTGCATGGACCCAAACACGGTTCGTGCTTCCAGCTTGGCTTGGTGTTGGTGCTGGCCTAAAAGGTGCATGCGAGAAAGGATATACAGAAGATTTAAGAGAAATGTACAAAGAATGGCCGTTCTTTCAATCGACTGTAGATCTTATAGAGATGGTTTTAGGAAAAGCTGATATACCTATAGCTAAGCATTATGACGAAGTTCTTGTTTCTGAGAGCAGAAGAGAACTGGGCGAAGAACTGAGGAGGGAGTTACTGGCTACGGGAAAATTTGTATTGGTGGTTAGTGGGCATGAAAAACTTTCGGAAAATAACCGCAGTTTGAGAAGACTCATAGAGAGTAGACTTCCTTACTTGAATCCAATGAACATGTTACAAGTTGAGATACTAAGGAGGTTGAGGCATGATGATGACAATCACAAGCTTCGAGATGCATTGCTTATCACGATCAACGGGATAGCTGCTGGTATGAGGAACACAGGTTGATTTGCTGAGTATATGAGTATTCTTTGAGTCAAGTGTTTAAAAACCCTTTCTTTCCTTTCCTTTGTTTCTTTTTTCCGATTTCAATATTTATAAACATATGCAATGTGTCGTGTCTGGTATAGGAGAACATACATGATAAGTTTATAAATTTTGGCAACAAGGAATTTTAAATATGAAGGATTATGTATACTGCTTGTTATGTGTTGCTTGTAGCTAACCGAGACGAGTGATTTCAGATTTTTCGTCTAAGTCTCACAATTTGGAAAGATTTAAACTAGTAGCTCACAATCAGGGAGTCTGACAAAGATACAGTTCTATATGTGAATCCCTGAGTCTGCCTTAGGTAACATTTGGCAACCAAATGTCTCAGCAAAAACTGCTTGGTAGGATCCAGACAAAATCTCCATCTCAAGAGCGAATCTGGATAAACAAACTGCAGGTAGCTTTCAAGGATGCAGAATGAGATACAAAATAGCAATTAACTTGCTTAATCCAAATCATCTCATAAATAGCAATCAACTTCATATAAAATAGCAAAAGATAGAGGGGAAGTCATGCCCAAATTCAAATCTGCTTGGGTGGGATCCAGACAAATACAGTACATATCCTAAAATAAACAAATCCAAGGAAACTAATTGAGAAAGAAAAGATTACTATCCCAACAACAGCACAAAAGTTCGATATGTTGAAGAGGCTAGTATTGCACTGATAGGTTGCTGGTAACGGTGCAGAACCAGATGTAACCATTCTGATGAAGCAAAACAATCCCAAATGCTTGGCCTTGAAAGAAACAGGCTAAGAGAAAACTGAAAACAGGCAGAGAGAAGTAGCGTCAAGAGAGATGCTCAAGATATACTCCCAACAATATTTGGAACTCGATCTAGAATGTTAGATGAATACAAGTCTTTACTAAAGCATTGAGTTCAGAAGCATATATCAGGACGACTGTTTACAAGAATTCTACTGTGTTAACAAAATTAGAGAACCTAAGTACAGGCTACACAGACATACAGCTCCGTACTGGCAGGTGTGAAGTGGGTGTATCAACTCTTTATACGTGCACTTATCCTCTAAATCCTTGCTGCCAGCAGAAACATTATTCGTTCTAATTCAGTACAGGAGCCTAGCTATTATTGAGCCTTTTCGTGGAGAAAGAAATGTAGCATTATTAAAAGACAAGAAATCATCTTAATTGCAGTGAATTGTGCAGAAACAAAAACCATGTTGGTTGTTACAGAAAATGAAACATTCTACTTCGCATATCTATATCCTTATACATATGCAAAACAGAGTCGTGTCGAACTGCAGATACTACTATATGCCTCTAAGTTGTAACCTTACTCTACTTTAGAACTTCATAACAAAATATATAAGCAGCTATAAAACAAGTAACGGAAATAGCCAAGTAGACATTGATAGAAAGAGAGGCACAAATAGCCATGAAAGATAGAAAACTCCAACTTGGAAACTAAAAATAAAGCCGACATACATAATAGTACTTTATATAAGACCCACATCCAGAACAACAATTACCAGATTAAATGTAGGTGCCTGCAGATGCATTCCTTGGCAGTTCCTTGTATACTTCATCTACATCTCTTGGTACGTCAACCGTTTCCATTGTTTTCGTAGTCTCCTCTCCTAATGCTTTCAGTGAAACCAAGGTGTTCATATGCGGGATTGTTTCATATATATACCTTTCCTTGCCAAAATCCACAAGTAGTTTTGAGGATAAAGAATTTAGGTCATGAATTTGGACCTTTGTGCCTGAGTGACATAGAACTGTACCCCTACACGAGAGGGCAAGTGATTGATGCGTATCCGTGTTGCTTAAAGCGAACTCTTTTATCCAACTTAATGATccgtcttcttccttcttcttcaaaagcAATAACTCAGATGTTTTCCAATAATTATCATAGCGGACAGCTGATAAATAACCCCCCAATACCCTGAGTATATAATCCGAACCCCCCAATGGCCCGAATATATAATCCGAAGAAGTGGGAAAAGCTTCAGGTATTTCGACAAAAATTTCATTAGCCAAATCAAAAGCGACAACGTTGCACTTGCCTGTTTTAAGGTTCCAATAAAGAGATTCATTCACAAACACACCACGGACACATTTAAACGAATCCAGTTTTTTGTTGAATTTCTTCTGTAAGTTCCTCCATCCCTTGCCACTGCCCAGTGTGTACACCTCAACTTGTAAAAAATTGGGTTCTCCCAGCAAGTTAAACAttctaacaaccttgtactcattagTCGAACCGAAACCAGAGAGCAATCGGTCACCATGAGAATGAGCTAGAAGACCAGGTGTTCTCTCAAATACAGGCAAATACACACATTCCCTGGTGATAGGATTACAGATATAAACAGGCTCATAGTTGACCCAGTCATTATCAGGGCATCCATTTAGACAAATTAAACCGTTGCATGCACCAGCAAGATAGTAATACATATACGGAGCAGGGtttattttcattcttttaaCTCTATAAAAAGGTGGGTTCTCTGACGAACTGTCATCATGATATTCTAAATAATGAAACTTTCTGTAGGAAAAACTCGAATAAACAAAATCGTCATTCACCAACAGGAAAGTAGACTTACCACCAGAATCAAGATCCTCAAGGCAGCGATCCAAGTGAGTTTGAGAAAATGATGGATAACTAACAACCTTATTCCAAGATTTAGACACTAACTTGCACTCTAGAACTAATTCAGCTGGTAAACGTGTTAAAATGTTGAAGACGATCTCTCCTGGAAGCATATCGAAGTTCCCCATCACAGAGTTAATAgcaatttgaagaagaagaagaagaaagatgagaTCACGCGATCACTATAAGGTTTTGAGAAGAAATGGGTTTTGTTGGAGCGGGTGAGTGAGTGAGTCAGGAGGAGTTCCTTCGCCTGATTTTAAGAATTGGACTTTGTAGGGTTTTAGGGCAAGAACATAAATCAACAGAAATCTGGGATTAATCGTGTCCACACGCATTAACTTGTACGGACTATTATGAGTCAGACTGTCTGACTCAGGCATGAGACAACAGTGTTTCCTAGTACGAGACAAGCCAAATGCATTCTTTTCAAACAGGGAGAAACAATTTGCTCAGTCCTgtgctgcaaagctgaagaagATATGAGAAAGA
Coding sequences within:
- the LOC113275659 gene encoding phosphoenolpyruvate carboxylase 4-like, coding for MTDTTDDIAEEISFQSFEDDCRLLGSLLTEVLQREVGHKIMDKFERNRVLAQSACNMRMANIEDMAELLEKQLVSEISDMTLDEALTLARAFSHYLNLMGIAETHHRVRKTRNMTVLSKSCDDTFNQLIQSGVSPDELYETVCRQEVEIVLTAHPTQINRRTLQYKHIRITHLLEYNDRPDLSHEDREMLIEDLVREITSIWQTDELRRHKPTPVDEARAGLHIVEQSLWRAMPHYLRRVSNALKKHTGRPLPMTATLIKFGSWMGGDRDGNPNVTSKVTKDVTLLSRWMATDLYIREVDSLRFELSMNKCSNELSRYVQEIVRKEAASEEQPKVWNQSKNYSPQALALPTQLPAGAALPSCKDDGESQYPRLEFPGSDRQEVSAQNSKKPFRNGNTGIPNNIKASAGNVQSPGTPKSGNQLLAQRKLFAESQIGRSSFQKLLEPTLPQLPGNAPYRVFLGSVKDKLMKTRRRLELLLEDLPCDHDPLEYYETSDQLLEPLILCYESLQSCGSAPLADGRLADLIRRVATFGMVLMKLDLRQESGRHAEALDAITRYLDMGVYSEWDEDKKLEFLTRELKGKRPLVPQTIEVVPDVKEVLDTFRVAAELGSDSLGAYVISMASHASDVLAVELLQKDARLAVSGEIGRPCPGGTLRVVPLFETVKDLRGAGSVIRKLLSIDWYREHILKNHNGHQEVMVGYSDSGKDAGRFTAAWELYKAQEDVVAACNEFGIKVTLFHGRGGSIGRGGGPTHLAIQSQPPGSVMGTLRSTEQGEMVQAKFGLPQTAVRQLEIYTSAVLLATLRPPHPPREDKWRTIMEEISNISCNSYRSTVYENPEFLAYFHEATPQAELGFLNIGSRPSRRKSSTGIGHLRAIPWVFAWTQTRFVLPAWLGVGAGLKGACEKGYTEDLREMYKEWPFFQSTVDLIEMVLGKADIPIAKHYDEVLVSESRRELGEELRRELLATGKFVLVVSGHEKLSENNRSLRRLIESRLPYLNPMNMLQVEILRRLRHDDDNHKLRDALLITINGIAAGMRNTG
- the LOC113275660 gene encoding F-box protein At3g07870-like, giving the protein MGNFDMLPGEIVFNILTRLPAELVLECKLVSKSWNKVVSYPSFSQTHLDRCLEDLDSGGKSTFLLVNDDFVYSSFSYRKFHYLEYHDDSSSENPPFYRVKRMKINPAPYMYYYLAGACNGLICLNGCPDNDWVNYEPVYICNPITRECVYLPVFERTPGLLAHSHGDRLLSGFGSTNEYKVVRMFNLLGEPNFLQVEVYTLGSGKGWRNLQKKFNKKLDSFKCVRGVFVNESLYWNLKTGKCNVVAFDLANEIFVEIPEAFPTSSDYIFGPLGGSDYILRVLGGYLSAVRYDNYWKTSELLLLKKKEEDGSLSWIKEFALSNTDTHQSLALSCRGTVLCHSGTKVQIHDLNSLSSKLLVDFGKERYIYETIPHMNTLVSLKALGEETTKTMETVDVPRDVDEVYKELPRNASAGTYI